Genomic DNA from Edaphobacter lichenicola:
CCAGGGGGTCTTCCAGGTTCCGAAGTCGGCAGTGAGTCTGTCGGAGGCGGTTGCGAGGGATTGGAGAAGCTCGGCGGCGGTGGTTCTGGTGGCGATGTACTCTTCGACGGGAATGCCTGCTTGTTTGGCGTCGGCGAGGGTGTGGCGGCGAATGTCTTCACCCCAGAAGACGGCTAGAGAGGTGGGGATGGAGTTGACGGCCCAGCGGCGGTCCCAGGTGCGCAGGGTTGCGATCTGTTCGGTCAGCTTCGCGCGGAGGAGATTGGAGCGCGGGGCTTCGTCCCAGGCTTTGAGGAGCGCGGGGAGTGGTCTGTCGAACCAGGGGAGGTAGCTGTCGTAGGCAGCGGCGATGAGGGAGACGAGGGTGAAGTCTTTTTTGTTCTCGAGGACGCGGATGGCGTGTAGGCCGCGGGCGGTTTCGGTGCCGGTTTCGACGTAGGCGGGATAGTTCTGCTTGCGGAGGCTGCTGGCGCCCGCTCCGGACCAGGGCCAGTTGTTGCTGTTGTAGAGCCAGCCGCTGTTTGGGTTGAGGAGCTGAGGGAGTTCATCGACGGTGAGGAGGCCCTTCCAGTCGGTGGCGGGATTGCTGCCGTCAACTGGTTTGGTGAAGTCGAAGGTGGGGTCGCGGCGGGGGATGAAGTTGCCGTGGAAGTAGGCGATGTCGCCGTCGGCGTCGGCGAAGATGGTGTTGTTGGAGGAGTTGGCTTTGAGTTCGAGGGTCTGGCGGAAGGCTTTGTAGTTGGTGGCTTTGGTGCGGAGGTAGGACTGGGTGAGGGCTTTGATGGGCTCCTGCATGAGACGGATGCTGATCCAGTTGGCATTGCCTTCGCGGCTGGACTCTTCGCGGACGATAGGGCCGTGATGGGTGCGGTAGATGGTGAACTTCTTTTCGGCCATGCCGTGGTCGGTCTTGTAGGGGACGGTGATCTGCTCGGCTGTGATGGGGCGTTGCTGGTTGCCGTATTTGTAGGTGAAGTGGTCGCCCTTCTTGTCGACGGTTTCGAGATACTCGTCGACTGCGTCTACACCGCTCGAGGTGTGCATCCAGCCGACTCGCTGGTTGAAGCCCTGATAGATGAAGAACTGGCCCCAGGTTACAGCTCCGTAGGCGTCGAGATTGTTGTCGCTGGTTATTTGCAGTTCGGAGCGGAAGAAGAAGGAGGTGTGGGGGTTGATGAGCAGGAGGGCGTGGTGGTCGGCGGTGTTTGAAGGCGCGATGGCCATGCCGTTGGAGCCGGTGGGCTCGGGGGGATCGCTGTCGTGGATGTAGGCGGCTTCGTCGCGCGGAGAGGTGGGGTTGGATGCGTGGATTGCGGCGGGATGAGAGTAGAAGGCTTCGAGCTGCGACAGGTCGATGCGTTCGATATCGCCGCCTATGCTGCCTTCGGTGAAAGAGAGCGCCATCCAGGGTTCGAAGTGGTGGATGACTCGCGGCTTTACGTCGGGGTGTTGGTAGAGGTAGAAGTTGAGGCCGTCGGCGAAGGCGTCCATGAGGGTGCGGAGCCATGCGGGGCTGGCGGTGTATTGCTTCTTCAGCGCCACCGGGTCGATGAAGAGCTTCATGCGGAGGTCCTGATAGATGCGGGATTCGCCTTCGGCTTCGGCGAGGCGGCCCATGGCGTTGATGTAGTTGGTCTCGATGCGATTGAAGTCGTCTTCGGCCTGGGCGTACTCCATGCCGAAGACGACGTCGGCGTCGGTCTTGCCGTGGATGTGCGCGATGCCCCAGTCGTCGCGGGTGATGGTGACGTTTGCTGCTTCTTGCTTCCAGCGTGTTTGTTCGTCGTTTTGCGCTGCGTGGAGTGCTGTGGAAGAAAACAGGATTGCGAAGAGGACGACCAGAGGGTTTAGACAACGTCTATTCTGCATGAACTGCGCATCTCCATGAGCGGGGTGAGTTCGACTGGCGCGGCGGTGCGAACAGTTTACCTGCTGGCGGAGATTTGCCTTCGTTAGAACGAGAACCGTGCCAGACTGACGTCCATGTTTTTGATGAAAGTTGCAGCCTGCGTTTTGGGTATAACCTTATTTTTTTAGGACTTACTTTTTCAGGAGACGATGCGTGCCCGTTGATCCGTTGCGAGTGATCTCCGACCTTAAAGAACTTCGTACCCTGACGGCGGATGCCAATGGTGCCCAGCGGGTGGCGTGGACTCCAGTCTGGCTGGAGGCGCGGGCGTGGTTTCAGAGCAAGCTGAAGGGGCTGCCGTTCGAGCATCATTATGATGCTGCGGGAAACTCGTGGACGACGCTTCGGGGCCGTACAGACCGAGCACTTGTTCTGGGGAGTCATGTCGACTCGGTTCCGAACGGCGGTTGGCTGGATGGGTGTCTGGGAGTCCTGGCTGGATTTGAGGAGTTGCGCAGCCTGGCGGAGGATTTCGATGGCGAACCGCCGATCACGATTCGGCTGGTTGACTGGGCAGATGAAGAGGGGGCGCGTTTTGGACGGAGTCTCTTTGGCTCGTCGGCGTTTGCGGGGACCCACACGATTGAGGCTGATCGCGGACGTACGGATCGCGATGGAGTTCGGCTGGAGGATGCACTTCGGAGTTGCGGGGTCAACGTGGAACAGGTTGGAGAGGCGGCGAAAGAACGCGGCGGCGCAGCGGCTTATCTGGAGTTGCATATCGAGCAGGGGCCCGTGCTCGAAGGGATGGGGCTGCCGTTGGGAGTTGTGCTTGGGACCAAGGGCGTGGAGCGGCATGCGATTACGTTCCATGGACAGGAGGCTCATTCGGGATCCACTCCGATGGGCGCGAGGCGAGATGCGCTGGCCGCTGCGGCGAAGCTGGCGCTTGAGATTCGCCCGATCGCCCGAAGACATCCAGACGCGGTTGCGACGATGGGAAGTGTGAAGACTTTTCCGGGAATTGTGACGGCCGTGGTGGGACGCTGCGAGGCGACGCTTGATATGCGCGATCTCGACGCGGGGGTGCTTGCCTCGATGTTCGCCGAGGCTCGCGCTGCGAGTGAACGCTTTGGGAAGGAAGAGGGATGCACGGTTGATTGGTCGAGGATCTGGAGTATTGAGCCGATACCGTTTGATGCGCAGCTCATTGCGTTTTGCGAGGAAGCTGTCCGCGAGACGGCGGGCGTGTCGCATCGGCTGCCTTCGGGGCCGTTGCATGACGCTGCGGAGGTTGCGCGGGCGGGGATTCCGACGGTGATGATGTTTGCTCAGTCGCTTGCCGGGCTGAGCCATAACAAGGCGGAAGACACGAGGGTCGAAGATTTGATGCTGGCCGTGCAGGCCTTTGACCGGCTTGCAAGGAAGACGATGAAGTGGTTGAGCGAAGGGGAGAGCAGCGGCCGGGAACTGTGATTTCAGGTTGGACTTCTCTTTGACTGGCGAGGAGTTCGTTGAGATAGTGCATAATAGTCACTCCTGACAGGAGATACGCAGCGCAAGGAGGGTCATGTTGTCTTCCATGATGCAACTGCTTCCATTTGATGAGCGTTTCGATGACTCCGCAGACCTCGTGGTGCGCGGCGATTGGAATGTGTTCTTCGATCGGCTTGATCGCAACGAGACTGGTGAGGCGACTGGACTCTGATGAGCGAGCGCGTTCCCTTTCCTGAGCAGGTTTCAGCCGCTCCAGAGGTGGTAGAGCGTTTTGGCGATCTGCATCCGCCCTTCGACAGACAGGCTGCTGTGCCTGAGGCTAATCGCTGTCTCTATTGCTTCGATGCGCCGTGTACGATTGCTTGCCCGACGCACATCGATGTGCCGAGCTTCATTAAGAAGATTGCCAGCGGGAATCTCTCTGGGTCGGCGCGAACGATTCTGGATGCGAATATTCTGGGTGCGAGCTGCTCTCGCGCGTGTCCTGTGGAAGTGCTCTGTGAAGGCGCCTGCGTGATGCATCGGTACAACAAACAACCGATTCAGATTGCACGGCTTCAGCGCTTCGCGATGGATACTCTCTATGAGAGCGGGGCTCCGCTGCCGTTTGAGCCTGGGCCGGAGACGGGGCTGTCGGTTGCGCTGATCGGTGCTGGGCCTGCTTCGCTTGCTTGTGCTGCTGAGCTGCGAAGGCGTGGCATTCGTGCCGATCTGTATGACGCGCATCCGTTGCCTGGTGGTTTGAATACGTATGGGATCGCCGAGTATAAGCTTCCTCTGGTGGAGAGTCTGCGGGAGATTGAGATGCTTTCGCAGCTGGGAGTGGAGTTTCACTTCGAGACGAAAGTGGACGCAGCGGGGCTTGCGGAGCTGGAGCGGACGCACGATGCGGTTTTTCTAGGGATTGGGCTGGGAGCGATTCATCAGCTCGGAGTTGCAGGAGAGCAACTTGCGGGAGTGACGAATGCTCTGGATCTCATCGCCGGGTATAAGTCCGGTGCGCTGACGACAGTGCCGAAGCGCGTGGTGGTGGTGGGAGCGGGGAATACTGCTATCGATGCGGCCATCGCTTCGGTGCGGCTTGGTGCGCGTGAGGTTCATATTCTTTACAGGCGAGGGCAGGAGCAGATGTCGGCGTTCGCATTCGAATATGAACACGCGAAGCACGAGGGGGTGAAGTTCCTCTGGCACGTTCAGCCGA
This window encodes:
- a CDS encoding acylase; the encoded protein is MQNRRCLNPLVVLFAILFSSTALHAAQNDEQTRWKQEAANVTITRDDWGIAHIHGKTDADVVFGMEYAQAEDDFNRIETNYINAMGRLAEAEGESRIYQDLRMKLFIDPVALKKQYTASPAWLRTLMDAFADGLNFYLYQHPDVKPRVIHHFEPWMALSFTEGSIGGDIERIDLSQLEAFYSHPAAIHASNPTSPRDEAAYIHDSDPPEPTGSNGMAIAPSNTADHHALLLINPHTSFFFRSELQITSDNNLDAYGAVTWGQFFIYQGFNQRVGWMHTSSGVDAVDEYLETVDKKGDHFTYKYGNQQRPITAEQITVPYKTDHGMAEKKFTIYRTHHGPIVREESSREGNANWISIRLMQEPIKALTQSYLRTKATNYKAFRQTLELKANSSNNTIFADADGDIAYFHGNFIPRRDPTFDFTKPVDGSNPATDWKGLLTVDELPQLLNPNSGWLYNSNNWPWSGAGASSLRKQNYPAYVETGTETARGLHAIRVLENKKDFTLVSLIAAAYDSYLPWFDRPLPALLKAWDEAPRSNLLRAKLTEQIATLRTWDRRWAVNSIPTSLAVFWGEDIRRHTLADAKQAGIPVEEYIATRTTAAELLQSLATASDRLTADFGTWKTPWGEINRFQRLTGDGVATGKIAQPFNDAQPSIPVAFTSSLWGSLASFGARPYPGTKKWYGTSGNSFVAVVEFGDKVRAKALTAGGESGDTTSPHFNDQATRYSTGDLRNVYFYPSDLKDHTARQYHPGS
- a CDS encoding Zn-dependent hydrolase, yielding MPVDPLRVISDLKELRTLTADANGAQRVAWTPVWLEARAWFQSKLKGLPFEHHYDAAGNSWTTLRGRTDRALVLGSHVDSVPNGGWLDGCLGVLAGFEELRSLAEDFDGEPPITIRLVDWADEEGARFGRSLFGSSAFAGTHTIEADRGRTDRDGVRLEDALRSCGVNVEQVGEAAKERGGAAAYLELHIEQGPVLEGMGLPLGVVLGTKGVERHAITFHGQEAHSGSTPMGARRDALAAAAKLALEIRPIARRHPDAVATMGSVKTFPGIVTAVVGRCEATLDMRDLDAGVLASMFAEARAASERFGKEEGCTVDWSRIWSIEPIPFDAQLIAFCEEAVRETAGVSHRLPSGPLHDAAEVARAGIPTVMMFAQSLAGLSHNKAEDTRVEDLMLAVQAFDRLARKTMKWLSEGESSGREL
- a CDS encoding NAD(P)-dependent oxidoreductase gives rise to the protein MSERVPFPEQVSAAPEVVERFGDLHPPFDRQAAVPEANRCLYCFDAPCTIACPTHIDVPSFIKKIASGNLSGSARTILDANILGASCSRACPVEVLCEGACVMHRYNKQPIQIARLQRFAMDTLYESGAPLPFEPGPETGLSVALIGAGPASLACAAELRRRGIRADLYDAHPLPGGLNTYGIAEYKLPLVESLREIEMLSQLGVEFHFETKVDAAGLAELERTHDAVFLGIGLGAIHQLGVAGEQLAGVTNALDLIAGYKSGALTTVPKRVVVVGAGNTAIDAAIASVRLGAREVHILYRRGQEQMSAFAFEYEHAKHEGVKFLWHVQPTGIRGDGAVKGLELTRLAATEDGSIVPEKDSAFVLEADLIVLSIGQATHADFLSGPSSGFGKIQLERGRIVIDRATGQTSQPKFFAGGDCTNGGREVVDAVADGKRAGIGIAGWLGVQHVKV